CCAAAGACACAAAGCATAATAGTAAAACATCTTTTCTGGGTAGTACTCGGAACAGGAGTAATGGTTTTTCTTACATTTTATGATTACAGAAAATTTGAAAAGCGAATTTTGATATTGATTTGCATAAGTATAGGACTTTTGTTACTGGTAAAATTTGCCGGTCAGTCAAGACTGGGAGCCCAGAGATGGATCATGATAGGGCCTTTTTCACTACAGCCGTCTGAATTTGTCAAGGTAATGGTAATACTGATACTAGGCGCCTTTATCACAAAAAATTATAAAAACGGAATAAATACCATAATTGATATCTTTGTAGTGTTTCTTCCCATATCCATTATAGTAGTACTGATTTTGATACAGCCGGATCTGGGATCAACACTTGCAATAATATTTATATTTTTATCAATGATTTTTTTGTATGGTGTGAGATTAAAGCCGATAATAATAATGGGGCTGGTAGCATGTGTTCTGGCAGTTCCGGTATATATGTTCGGGTTAAAATCATATCAGAAAACAAGAATAACTACTTTTATGAATCCGGAAAGGGATGTAAGAGGTGACGGCTGGAATATTGTCCAGTCAAAAATATCAATTGGAGCAGGCGGACTCACAGGAACAGGTATTTTTAAGGGAAGTCAGAGCAGACTTAGCTTTCTTCCCGAAGCACAGACGGATTTTATATTTTCCATTATCTCAGAAGAATTGGGATTTGTGGGATCGGCATCTGTAATAGTCCTGTATTTCCTCCTTATATTCTTTATTCTGAGGCCCAGCAAATTAATAGAGAATGAATTTGGCAAGATGATTTTATACGGTGCGGCAAGTGTTTTCTTTTTTCATCTTATAGTAAATGTGGGAATGACAATGGGGATGATGCCTGTAACCGGAAAACCTCTGTTGTTTCTGAGTTACGGGGGAAGTTCGTATCTGGCCTCATTTATGCTTATCGGGCTGGTACAGAGTGTAAAAATACATGTAGATTAGAGGCATTATGATAATAAAGTGTGATGAAAATATGGAAGGAGTCAGACTGGACAGATTCTTGAGAAAAAGACTGAAAGAGACGGCTCTTAATACAATATTTGAATATATAAGAACAGGTAAAGTGAAAATAAACGGGAAAAAGAAAAAAGAAAATTACAGGCTTGCTCTTGGAGATATGATAGA
The Sebaldella sp. S0638 DNA segment above includes these coding regions:
- the rodA gene encoding rod shape-determining protein RodA: MFKNKQLTRRLQTNLHRVDKLLLLIVYTLVAIGTIFIYSATKEDPKTQSIIVKHLFWVVLGTGVMVFLTFYDYRKFEKRILILICISIGLLLLVKFAGQSRLGAQRWIMIGPFSLQPSEFVKVMVILILGAFITKNYKNGINTIIDIFVVFLPISIIVVLILIQPDLGSTLAIIFIFLSMIFLYGVRLKPIIIMGLVACVLAVPVYMFGLKSYQKTRITTFMNPERDVRGDGWNIVQSKISIGAGGLTGTGIFKGSQSRLSFLPEAQTDFIFSIISEELGFVGSASVIVLYFLLIFFILRPSKLIENEFGKMILYGAASVFFFHLIVNVGMTMGMMPVTGKPLLFLSYGGSSYLASFMLIGLVQSVKIHVD